A single genomic interval of Anopheles marshallii chromosome 2, idAnoMarsDA_429_01, whole genome shotgun sequence harbors:
- the LOC128709269 gene encoding uncharacterized protein LOC128709269 has translation MNSPPLSNDERHYRNQLWCERIKQQQPQYNPSRLGPDERVTLNDEAGRVVQRPTSSCLPEHRRRGQGLGRPHREHPVTRLSHPVGDCTETDGEMDDTLSEFAGGWYSPRRHRSRTSTMRPSTWKKLNQWLDAHQQVRNEGMEKVQSMTELRFAEYNSSEEETSEQCDAAEKHKNVEQEPDEASQAPSDVRPESSDASRLEVPPPKDKSIGIGYQLLKNFMLLLLYIIETLLPLTFPLLAFLKNRMKAALVYLWVRFIQPIMTHGPQVREDPLSMVIMLLVLPLVGVLGVCYCVVCILYWLHRLFLIEP, from the coding sequence ATGAACAGTCCACCCCTATCGAACGATGAGCGCCACTATCGGAACCAGCTGTGGTGTGAGCGAataaaacagcagcagccacagtaCAACCCTTCGCGGCTGGGGCCAGATGAACGCGTTACACTAAACGACGAGGCAGGTCGCGTTGTTCAACGCCCAACAAGCTCTTGCCTGCCAGAGCATCGCAGACGCGGTCAAGGTCTGGGGCGGCCCCATCGGGAACATCCCGTCACACGGCTATCCCATCCGGTCGGCGACTGTACCGAAACCGACGGTGAAATGGATGATACCCTGTCCGAGTTTGCCGGTGGCTGGTACAGCCCACGCCGACACCGCAGCCGCACGTCAACGATGCGTCCGTCGACGTGGAAAAAATTGAACCAGTGGCTTGACGCGCACCAGCAGGTCCGGAACGAAGGTATGGAAAAAGTTCAAAGTATGACCGAATTGCGGTTTGCGGAGTATAATTCTAGCGAGGAGGAAACCAGCGAACAGTGCGATGCTGCGGAAAAACATAAGAATGTGGAACAAGAGCCAGACGAGGCTAGTCAAGCACCAAGTGACGTACGACCGGAGAGCTCAGACGCAAGCAGGCTAGAAGTACCACCACCCAAAGACAAATCCATCGGTATTGGGTACCAACTTCTTAAGAATtttatgctgttgttgctgtacatTATCGAAACACTATTGCCACTAACGTTTCCGCTGCTGGCGTTCCTGAAGAACCGTATGAAGGCGGCGTTAGTGTACCTTTGGGTGCGTTTCATTCAACCGATTATGACGCACGGTCCTCAGGTGAGGGAAGATCCACTGTCGATGGTCATtatgctgctggtgctccCTTTGGTTGGTGTGTTGGGCGTCTGCTACTGTGTCGTTTGCATTCTCTACTGGCTGCATCGATTGTTTCTGATTGAACCTTAA